Proteins from one Hyperolius riggenbachi isolate aHypRig1 chromosome 4, aHypRig1.pri, whole genome shotgun sequence genomic window:
- the LOC137570344 gene encoding interleukin-17F-like — translation MDSLLEAVDFNRHSRSPWEYRLNTDPDRYPSVISEADCLTFSCAGMGPDLFSYPIQQEVMVLRRQQRDCDYTYSLETELVTQGCTCVQALSVY, via the exons ATGGATAGTCTGTTGGAGGCTGTGGACTTCAACAGACACTCTCGGTCACCCTGGGAATACAG GCTCAACACGGATCCCGATAGATACCCctctgtcatctcagaagcggacTGTCTGACCTTCTCCTGTGCAGGGATGGGCCCGGATCTTTTCTCCTACCCCATCCAGCAGGAGGTGATGGTGCTGCGACGCCAGCAGAGGGACTGCGACTACACCTACAGCCTGGAGACTGAGCTGGTCACCCAGGGCTGCACCTGTGTCCAGGCCCTGTCTGTCTACTGA